The genomic segment TGTGATTGAATCTTCCACATCGCTGGAGGCGACCATCATGAGGTCCGCGAGCTCATCCACAATAACGACGATGTACGGCATGCGTGGATGCTTTTCCTCATTCTCTTCGTTCCAGACTTCGATATGTTCATTGTATCCTTCAATATTTCTAGTTCCTGTGTGAGAAAACAATTCGTAACGTCTTTCCATTTCAGAAACAACTTTCTTCAGTGCTTGAGATGCTTTCCGTGGATCCGTGACGACCGGGGCAAGCAAGTGTGGAACACCGTTATAGACATTGAGCTCAACCATTTTAGGATCGATCATCATCATTTTCACTTCATGCGGTTTTGCACGCATTAAGATACTGACAATAATGCCGTTGATACATACACTTTTACCACTACCTGTTGAACCGGCAATCAGAACGTGCGGCATCTTATTCAATTCTGCCAGCATCGCCTGTCCTGTTACGTCACGCCCTAGTGAAATCATTAATTTTGAATCAGGACGATTATTCTCTTTTGCTTCAATGACTTCCCTCAGACTGACAACAGCAACCGAACTGTTTGGGACTTCGATACCGATTGCAGACTTCCCTGGAATCGGGGCTTCGATACGAATTCCACTTGCTGCTAGTGCAAGTGCTATGTCGTCAGCGAGGCTCACGATACGGCTTACTTTGACGCCCGTATCCGGTAACACTTCATACTTCGTGACAGCCGGTCCAAGATGCACCTCAGTAACCTTCGCTTTCACGCCGAAACTAAGGAAAGTTCGTTCAAGTTTTTGCGCATTCGCCTGAATCGAATTGTACTCTTCCGATTGATCGATAATGGGCGTTTGTTTCAGTAATGACGGTGGAGGCAAGATGTAAGATTCATTCTCCTCTTCTCCTGTGACACCTGTGTAAGCATTGACTTCTACGGCAACTTCCTGTTGTTCTTGTAGTTGCCCTTCTTCTACAACTGCCGCCTGCTCGTCCTCAACAGGGTTATCCCTCCTTTCACTAAAGGCCGAAATGATTGGTTGTGATACAACCTCTTCGATTTCCGGTTGGAGCGGAGGTAGATTTTGCACAGCTTGTTCATCAGCTGTATTAGCTTTTCTCTTCGAGCGAGTCGTTCTTGATTCGCTCGAAGATTTTTTAACTGCTGATCCTTTTTTGGGAATTGAATCTTTCATCGATTTAAGTAGTTTCGGGAAATGTTCGGCTGCATATGGAACAAGCGCTTTGCCCGTTAAGAGAACAATACCGATTAAAAACAATAAAATACCTGCAACTGTTGCCCCAGCCGAGTCAAACAACGAGTAGAACATGGCAAATAGAATTGCCCCCGTCATTCCTCCCCCGAGCGCTCCACTCCTTGATGTGATGCCATCATTTGTGATAAGCACTTTCCATGTTTCTTTAAGCGCCGAATTCGACATAAGAACACGGCTTTCATACAGTTCCTTGAACAAATGGACATGACTAAACAGAACAAAACTTGCCAGGATGAATAAACATCCTCCTACAACACGGTTTCTCCAACCGCCTACCTTCTGTTTTATCATGAACATAAGTGCCTGAACAATGAGCAAGAGTGGGATCGCAACATGCCAGTTACCGAAAATAAATCTAGACAAAGAAGAGAGGCCTCTCCCAGCAATTCCGAATTCAAATATAATGATGATGGCAAGACCAATCATCACCAAGCCCATCACTTCATAGATCAACGGATGCAAATCGGATGACTTCTTTTTCTGCGCGGTTGATTTCTTTTTCTTCTTACTTGATTTTCTAGCCATGTATTTATGGTACCTCCTTTTCAAAAAAAGGGTTTCCCGCCGGTCAGACGGCAAGGAAACCCTTTGTAGCATTATTATCGATTCTATATACTCTGAAATAAAGATTTCCTTCTACCCGTTTCCGCGCTCAGGGATGCCTTGTAAGGCACCTTTGCTCAGTTTATACAGGTGTGAAAGTATTCATATGTTCAATAAATATAGTTGTTGTATTAGTATTCCATAATTATAGGAATAATCATTGGTCTTCTTTTCGTTTGCTGATACAGATACGAACTAAGTGTATCGCGTATCTCTTGTTTAATGTTTGTCCATTCGAACGTCTCTTTATTCACATACTTCTCAACAATTTTTCTGACAAGATTTGCAGACTCTTCAAGAAGCTCTTCGGATTCACGTACATAGACGAATCCACGAGAGACGATTTCCGGTCCTGCAGCGATGCGTTTCTGTTTACGGTTTAGTGTGACAACAACTGTAAAGATCCCATCCTGTGAAAGTAGTTTACGATCACGGAGTACGATATTTCCAACGTCCCCTACCCCAATTCCGTCAATCAGAATATTACCTGCTTGAACTCGTCCACTCATGCGCATTTTATTGTTTTTATATTCGACAATGTCGCCTTTATCCGCAATAAATATTTGTGATTTCTGAAGTCCTGTCTCCTGTGCAAGTTTGGAATGCGCAATAAGCATCCGATACTCGCCTTGGATTGGAACGAAATAGCTAGGTTGCATTAAGTTCAGCATCAATTTCAAATCTTCCGAACTACCATGCCCTGAAACGTGGACATTCTTACTTGAAGTAAGAACATTTGCACCAGCTTTTGCAAGATCATTCATTGTCTGGAACATCGAAACTTCCATTCCAGGAGATGGTGTAAACGTAATAAGAACTGTATCTGTTTCTTTGATACGTAAGTCTCTATGCTGTTTACGTACAATTTTCTCAAGCGCATCAAGCGGCTCGCCTTGGTTACCTGTCACGATAATAACAACTCTATCATCATCATACTTCTCGATTTCTTTGACTGGGATGACAATGTCATCTTCAATCGTTAAATAACCGAGTTTCATGCCGACTTCGAAGTAACTTTCTAGACTCTTCCCAACGACTGCCACTTTT from the Sporosarcina psychrophila genome contains:
- a CDS encoding FtsK/SpoIIIE family DNA translocase; amino-acid sequence: MARKSSKKKKKSTAQKKKSSDLHPLIYEVMGLVMIGLAIIIIFEFGIAGRGLSSLSRFIFGNWHVAIPLLLIVQALMFMIKQKVGGWRNRVVGGCLFILASFVLFSHVHLFKELYESRVLMSNSALKETWKVLITNDGITSRSGALGGGMTGAILFAMFYSLFDSAGATVAGILLFLIGIVLLTGKALVPYAAEHFPKLLKSMKDSIPKKGSAVKKSSSESRTTRSKRKANTADEQAVQNLPPLQPEIEEVVSQPIISAFSERRDNPVEDEQAAVVEEGQLQEQQEVAVEVNAYTGVTGEEENESYILPPPSLLKQTPIIDQSEEYNSIQANAQKLERTFLSFGVKAKVTEVHLGPAVTKYEVLPDTGVKVSRIVSLADDIALALAASGIRIEAPIPGKSAIGIEVPNSSVAVVSLREVIEAKENNRPDSKLMISLGRDVTGQAMLAELNKMPHVLIAGSTGSGKSVCINGIIVSILMRAKPHEVKMMMIDPKMVELNVYNGVPHLLAPVVTDPRKASQALKKVVSEMERRYELFSHTGTRNIEGYNEHIEVWNEENEEKHPRMPYIVVIVDELADLMMVASSDVEDSITRLAQMARAAGIHLIIATQRPSVDVITGIIKANIPSRIAFAVSSSIDSRTILDGGGAEKLLGRGDMLFLPAGVAKPVRIQGAFVTDAEVEAVVDFVIEQQKAQYQEEMIPTEIEEVAPHEETDDYYDEAVQLVTDMQTASVSLLQRRFRVGYSRAARIVDQMEMRGIVGPPEGSKPRQVLMSKDETDI
- a CDS encoding ribonuclease J; translation: MTKTKNELIRIIPLGGVGEIGKAMYVVEVDDELFIVDAGLMFPEGEMLGIDIVIPDISYIEENKDRVKGIFLTHGHEDAIGSISYLLQKVQAPVYGSKLTIALAKEHLKEMPAPSNVKFFEVTNKSRMNFKGTYVTFFHTTHSIPDSLGIVFHTSEGAIVHTGEFKFDQSAKGKYRPDIAKMAALGEEGVFILMSDSSEAERPGYTTSESVIEKSLSKTFHGAEGRILVALYASNFIRIQQVFDTALETGKKVAVVGKSLESYFEVGMKLGYLTIEDDIVIPVKEIEKYDDDRVVIIVTGNQGEPLDALEKIVRKQHRDLRIKETDTVLITFTPSPGMEVSMFQTMNDLAKAGANVLTSSKNVHVSGHGSSEDLKLMLNLMQPSYFVPIQGEYRMLIAHSKLAQETGLQKSQIFIADKGDIVEYKNNKMRMSGRVQAGNILIDGIGVGDVGNIVLRDRKLLSQDGIFTVVVTLNRKQKRIAAGPEIVSRGFVYVRESEELLEESANLVRKIVEKYVNKETFEWTNIKQEIRDTLSSYLYQQTKRRPMIIPIIMEY